The genome window CTTGGTGAACGAGACAACGCCCCATGCCGCCAACTTGCCGCTGAACTTCGCCTGTGCGGACAGCGGAGGGGGCGGCGCCCCGATCAGGTCGAGCGCGGTCGCCGCCGACAGCGCGGCCGTTCCCTTCACGAAGGCCCTTCGGGTAAGCCGATTGTGCGGATCAACACGCATACGCTCCCCACCTCCTCATCGTGCACCGTCGAGAGAACCCACGGACTCGATCGCGGTCCCCCCGTTTAGCTCTTGGTCGCTCCGGCGGCGAGGCCGGCCACCACCCACCGCTGGGCCAGCGTGTAGATGAGAACGGGCGGCAGCGACGCCACGAGAACGGCCGCCATCAAGGACCCCCATTGGAACACGTCGCCGATGATAAACTGTGCCAGTCCAACCGGGATCGTCTTCTGCGAGTCCCGCGCGATGAGCAGGAGCGCGAAGAGGAACTCGTTCCAGGCATTGGTGAACGCGAAGAGCGCGATGACCGCCAGCGCGGGGAGTGAGAGCGGGAGGAAGATGGAAAGCAGAGATCGCAACCGGGTCGCTCCGTCGACGAGGGCGGCATCTTCCAGCTCGGACGGGACCGTGCGAAAATATGTGATCGCGAGCCACGTACAGAATGGCGCCGAGAAGATCAGGTAGATCGGGATCAGGCCGAGCGCCTTATCGGTGAGGCGGAACTGGTACGCGACCTGGAACAGGGGGATGAAGAGGAGGGCCGGCGGGGCGAGGTAGGTGACGATGGTCGCGTTGGCGACGAAGGTGCGTCCGCGGAACGAGAGTCTCGTGATCGCATACGCTGCGA of bacterium contains these proteins:
- a CDS encoding carbohydrate ABC transporter permease, coding for MTRRPVPPPGTARVSRRLRSALRKVVLIGGLAVFTVWTLFPFVWVLETSLKPNRDIFVEVSLVPRHVSLQHYIALFHQSEFLAYFRNSAIVAVSTTIVAMIVGVLAAYAITRLSFRGRTFVANATIVTYLAPPALLFIPLFQVAYQFRLTDKALGLIPIYLIFSAPFCTWLAITYFRTVPSELEDAALVDGATRLRSLLSIFLPLSLPALAVIALFAFTNAWNEFLFALLLIARDSQKTIPVGLAQFIIGDVFQWGSLMAAVLVASLPPVLIYTLAQRWVVAGLAAGATKS